A portion of the Acidisoma sp. PAMC 29798 genome contains these proteins:
- a CDS encoding diflavin oxidoreductase, which translates to MASLPQLPPTAPFRPEEIAALNGVFAKTTPEQRTWLSGFLAGYQAATGAAGIAPAAATAPAKKVPLLILFATESGNAETLAATVRKAAQKMGFAPRVADVATITVAEAAKAENLLMIASTWGEGDPPQRAIDFHQALMAPDAARFDKTRFSVLALGDRAYVNFCSTGRDFDARIAALGGTRLAPVVECDVDYDAPATAWIKSSLDLLKQETDGAVIHVDFARAAPASLDDDDDAEPAYTRNHPFEAEIRELINLNGSGSSSETFHIELSLEGSGLAHEPGDALGVVPQNDPVLVDEILGVTGLAGNAEMRTALIEAQDITTLTRPQIEAYAKLTYSSRLNALLADADALKAWLPGRHVIDLLETAPMKLDAGQLTGLLRSLPGRLYSIASSRLYAEEEAHLLVSAVRYETHGRTRAGVASVDLAERRKAGETLKVYLKPNAHFRLPADPDRAVIMIGPGTGVAPFRAFMQQREASGATGRNWLFFGNRHFTNDFLYQLEWQDCKASGLLTRIDTAFSRDQREKIYVQHRIWEQRAELFRWIEDGAALYVCGDANAMAKDVHTALIRAIADQSGGDEVAATAKLDSLRRDNRYLRDVY; encoded by the coding sequence ATGGCCAGCCTGCCCCAACTGCCCCCTACCGCGCCCTTCCGACCGGAGGAGATTGCGGCTCTCAATGGCGTCTTTGCCAAGACGACGCCGGAGCAGCGGACCTGGCTGAGCGGCTTCCTGGCCGGCTATCAAGCCGCGACCGGCGCCGCCGGTATCGCGCCAGCGGCGGCAACTGCCCCTGCCAAGAAGGTCCCGCTGCTCATTCTGTTCGCGACCGAATCGGGAAATGCGGAGACGCTCGCGGCGACCGTTCGCAAGGCGGCGCAGAAGATGGGCTTCGCGCCCCGCGTCGCAGATGTCGCGACGATCACCGTGGCAGAGGCGGCGAAAGCCGAAAACCTGCTGATGATCGCCAGCACCTGGGGCGAGGGTGACCCACCGCAGCGCGCCATCGATTTTCATCAGGCCCTGATGGCGCCGGATGCGGCGCGTTTCGACAAGACGCGCTTCAGCGTCCTGGCGCTGGGCGACCGGGCCTATGTCAATTTCTGCTCGACGGGGCGCGACTTTGACGCCCGCATCGCCGCACTCGGCGGCACGCGGCTCGCTCCTGTCGTGGAATGCGACGTGGATTACGACGCGCCGGCGACTGCCTGGATCAAATCCAGCCTCGACCTCCTGAAACAGGAGACAGATGGCGCAGTCATCCATGTCGATTTCGCGCGCGCCGCGCCCGCGAGCCTGGACGACGATGACGATGCCGAGCCCGCCTATACCCGCAACCACCCCTTCGAGGCGGAAATCCGCGAGCTGATCAACCTCAATGGCAGCGGCTCCTCCAGCGAGACCTTCCATATCGAGCTGTCTCTGGAAGGCTCCGGCCTCGCCCATGAGCCGGGTGACGCGCTGGGTGTCGTGCCGCAGAACGATCCTGTCCTCGTCGATGAAATTCTCGGCGTGACCGGTCTGGCCGGAAACGCCGAGATGCGCACGGCACTGATCGAAGCGCAGGACATCACGACCCTCACGCGGCCGCAGATCGAGGCCTATGCCAAGTTGACCTACAGCAGCAGGCTGAACGCGCTGCTTGCCGATGCGGATGCTTTGAAGGCCTGGCTGCCGGGCCGCCATGTCATCGACTTGCTGGAAACGGCCCCGATGAAACTCGACGCGGGCCAACTCACCGGCCTGCTGCGGTCTCTGCCCGGCCGACTGTATTCCATCGCCTCCAGCCGGCTCTATGCCGAGGAGGAGGCGCATCTCCTGGTTTCCGCCGTGCGCTATGAGACCCATGGCCGCACGCGCGCCGGCGTCGCCTCCGTCGATCTGGCTGAACGCCGCAAGGCGGGAGAGACGCTGAAGGTCTATCTGAAGCCGAATGCGCATTTCCGCCTGCCGGCCGACCCGGATCGCGCCGTGATCATGATCGGACCGGGCACGGGCGTCGCCCCCTTCCGCGCCTTCATGCAGCAGCGCGAGGCGTCCGGTGCCACCGGCCGCAACTGGCTGTTCTTTGGCAACCGCCACTTCACCAATGATTTTCTCTACCAGCTTGAATGGCAGGATTGTAAAGCATCGGGCCTGCTGACGCGCATCGATACTGCCTTCTCCCGCGATCAGCGCGAGAAAATCTATGTCCAGCATCGCATCTGGGAGCAGCGCGCCGAACTGTTCCGTTGGATCGAGGACGGCGCCGCCCTCTATGTCTGCGGTGACGCCAATGCCATGGCGAAGGACGTCCACACCGCCCTCATTCGCGCCATTGCCGACCAGAGCGGTGGTGACGAAGTGGCGGCGACCGCCAAGCTCGATAGCCTGCGACGCGACAACCGCTACCTCCGCGACGTTTACTGA
- a CDS encoding precorrin-2 dehydrogenase/sirohydrochlorin ferrochelatase family protein, with protein sequence MIPVSLDPQALRLALAGHGAAALRRWRLLVEGGAASALCFCDEADPALQAEAGDRYRLGPPDDAALAEIDVLWVVGIPDAEAAALGRQARRHKVLVNVEDRREHCFFHNTSELRRGALLMTVSTGGKSPGLAQTIRARLAREYGSEWGDRLEEISRNRDIWRREGHDLPILAAKTRALVKQNGWLDEPGANEE encoded by the coding sequence ATGATTCCTGTTTCGCTTGATCCCCAGGCGCTGCGACTGGCCCTGGCTGGTCATGGCGCGGCGGCGCTGCGCCGGTGGCGACTGCTGGTCGAAGGCGGGGCCGCATCGGCCCTTTGCTTCTGTGACGAAGCCGACCCGGCCTTGCAGGCAGAGGCCGGCGACCGCTACCGGCTGGGCCCACCGGATGACGCGGCCCTGGCGGAGATCGATGTGCTTTGGGTCGTGGGCATCCCCGATGCCGAAGCCGCCGCCCTCGGACGTCAGGCAAGACGGCACAAGGTTCTGGTCAATGTCGAAGACCGGCGGGAGCATTGCTTCTTCCACAATACCTCCGAGCTGCGGCGTGGAGCATTATTGATGACCGTCTCGACCGGTGGCAAAAGCCCTGGCCTTGCCCAAACCATTCGCGCGCGCCTCGCCCGCGAATATGGTTCGGAATGGGGCGACAGGCTGGAGGAAATCAGCCGCAATCGGGACATATGGCGGCGCGAGGGGCATGATTTGCCGATACTCGCCGCCAAGACCCGTGCATTGGTGAAGCAGAACGGCTGGCTTGATGAGCCGGGCGCGAACGAAGAGTGA
- a CDS encoding alpha-E domain-containing protein, with product MNQNGPLLARYAESLFWMARYMERLENLARLIDVTQTFESPGFETEAWDALIRIHADEADFAKKYGTPDPETVKHYYLLARDNPNSIYGSIEGARTNARTLRPLISTEMWKHLNVFHRDLALVQEDELSGDSLSRLCSRIKEGVQTHTGITEGTLFRDQGWHFYEIGRLIERADQTTRLLDIKFHRLAPRGQEEKRQEERTQWGGILRAVAGYHAFRRVAPVDFGPSDVCSFLLADASFPRSVLLCVSQAEWHLTQLRTSYNLRGTLTALEQIEEVRAALRDFRSEELVHEGLHDFLDRLQRDLIALAADIGTAFFRDWRPNAEPVAPPTQTQTEPAAAEAEAPSSS from the coding sequence ATGAACCAGAACGGCCCTTTGCTCGCCCGCTATGCCGAAAGCCTGTTCTGGATGGCGCGCTATATGGAGCGCCTGGAGAATCTGGCGCGCCTGATCGATGTGACGCAGACCTTCGAGAGCCCGGGCTTCGAGACGGAGGCTTGGGATGCGCTGATCCGCATCCATGCCGATGAGGCTGATTTCGCCAAGAAATACGGCACGCCTGACCCGGAGACCGTGAAGCATTACTACCTGCTTGCTCGTGACAATCCGAATTCCATCTATGGCTCGATCGAGGGCGCGCGAACCAATGCGCGGACCTTGCGGCCGCTGATCAGCACCGAGATGTGGAAGCACCTCAATGTGTTCCACCGCGACCTCGCCCTGGTGCAGGAGGATGAGTTGAGCGGCGACAGCCTGTCCCGCCTCTGCTCGCGCATCAAGGAAGGCGTGCAGACCCATACCGGCATCACTGAAGGTACGCTGTTCCGCGACCAGGGCTGGCATTTCTACGAAATCGGCCGGCTGATCGAGCGCGCCGACCAGACCACGCGCCTGCTCGACATCAAGTTCCATCGCCTTGCGCCGCGCGGCCAGGAAGAGAAGCGGCAGGAGGAGCGGACGCAATGGGGCGGCATCCTGCGCGCCGTGGCTGGTTACCACGCCTTCCGCCGGGTCGCCCCGGTCGATTTCGGGCCCAGCGACGTCTGTTCCTTTCTTCTGGCCGATGCGAGCTTCCCGCGCAGCGTTCTTCTGTGCGTCAGCCAGGCGGAATGGCATCTGACGCAGCTCCGCACGAGCTACAACCTGCGCGGCACATTGACGGCGCTGGAGCAGATCGAGGAAGTCCGTGCCGCCCTGCGTGATTTCCGGTCGGAGGAGCTAGTGCATGAGGGGCTGCACGATTTCCTTGACCGCCTGCAACGCGACCTGATCGCCCTCGCGGCCGATATCGGCACCGCCTTCTTCCGCGATTGGCGACCGAACGCCGAACCAGTCGCACCCCCGACGCAGACGCAAACCGAGCCTGCCGCCGCGGAGGCGGAAGCCCCCTCATCCTCCTAG
- a CDS encoding circularly permuted type 2 ATP-grasp protein produces the protein MAEIPQDLFRDCDPGPYICELQPGRPGDNGAAQTVRDRICAIGLDGLRARATAAENDLMSLGVTFTVYSEATAIDRILPFDCIPRIITAAEWRKLETGVQQRVAAINCFLSDIYHERRIIRDGIVPADLILGNPNYRPEMEGFPVRFGTYVHICGIDIIRDQEGEFRVLEDNARTPSGVSYVIENRHLMRRAFPDLLAGMSLMPVDDYGRRLREALTEIAPESVLDPQVVLLSPGIYNSAYFEHVFLAREMGVPLVEGADLTVENDRVFMRTTAGLRAVHSIYRRLGDDFLDPTVFRPDSMLGVPGLIQAWRKGNVALANAVGTGVADDKAVYAYMPRIIKYYLDQEPILANVQTHICREAEGLAYTLDHLHELVTKPVGESGGYGITIGPRASKTELDDARAALIANPSNWISQPMIGLSVGPTLTDEGIRPRHLDLRPFAVTGRSTWVLPGGLSRVALKSGSLIVNSSQGGGSKDTWVLAEDSRR, from the coding sequence ATGGCGGAAATTCCACAGGATCTCTTTCGCGACTGCGACCCCGGCCCATATATCTGCGAGCTGCAACCAGGTCGCCCAGGCGATAACGGCGCGGCACAAACGGTACGAGACCGTATCTGCGCCATCGGACTTGACGGGCTCCGCGCCCGCGCGACGGCCGCCGAAAACGATTTGATGAGCCTGGGCGTCACGTTCACCGTGTATTCCGAGGCGACCGCCATCGATCGCATTCTTCCGTTCGATTGCATCCCCCGCATCATCACCGCAGCGGAATGGCGCAAGCTGGAAACCGGCGTACAGCAGCGCGTCGCGGCCATAAACTGCTTCCTCAGTGACATCTACCACGAACGCCGCATCATCCGCGATGGCATCGTGCCGGCGGACCTGATCCTGGGAAATCCGAATTACCGGCCTGAGATGGAAGGCTTCCCGGTCCGATTCGGGACCTACGTCCATATCTGCGGCATCGACATCATCCGCGACCAGGAAGGCGAGTTTCGCGTCCTGGAAGACAATGCCCGGACGCCCTCCGGCGTCTCCTACGTCATCGAGAACCGCCACCTGATGCGGCGCGCCTTCCCCGATCTGCTCGCGGGCATGTCCCTCATGCCGGTGGATGATTACGGCCGCCGCCTGCGCGAGGCACTGACCGAAATTGCGCCCGAGAGCGTGCTGGACCCGCAGGTCGTGCTGCTATCCCCCGGGATCTACAACTCGGCCTATTTCGAGCATGTCTTCCTGGCGCGTGAAATGGGCGTGCCGCTGGTCGAAGGCGCGGATCTGACGGTCGAGAACGACCGCGTGTTCATGCGCACCACTGCCGGGCTGCGCGCTGTCCATTCCATCTACCGGCGCCTGGGCGATGATTTCCTCGATCCGACCGTCTTCCGGCCGGATAGCATGCTCGGCGTTCCGGGCCTGATCCAGGCCTGGCGCAAGGGCAATGTCGCCCTCGCCAATGCGGTCGGCACAGGCGTTGCGGATGACAAGGCCGTCTATGCCTACATGCCGCGCATCATCAAATATTACCTCGACCAGGAGCCGATCCTGGCCAATGTGCAGACCCATATCTGTCGGGAAGCTGAGGGCCTCGCCTATACGCTCGATCATCTGCACGAATTGGTGACCAAGCCGGTCGGCGAGTCCGGTGGCTATGGCATCACCATCGGGCCGCGTGCCAGCAAGACCGAACTGGATGATGCGCGTGCCGCCCTGATTGCCAATCCGTCGAATTGGATCAGCCAGCCGATGATCGGGCTATCGGTCGGACCGACGCTGACCGATGAGGGCATTCGCCCGCGCCATCTCGACCTTCGCCCTTTTGCCGTCACCGGCCGCAGCACCTGGGTGCTGCCGGGCGGCCTGTCTCGTGTGGCGCTCAAATCTGGCAGCTTGATCGTGAATTCGTCCCAGGGCGGCGGCTCGAAAGATACCTGGGTGCTGGCCGAGGATAGCCGGCGATGA